A single region of the Streptomyces sp. NBC_00425 genome encodes:
- a CDS encoding UDP-N-acetylmuramoyl-tripeptide--D-alanyl-D-alanine ligase: MIALSLAEIAAVVGGQTHDIPDPSVEVTGPVVRDSREVAPGSLFVAFVGERVDGHDYAAAVVEAGAAAVLASRPVGVPAIVVDDVQAALGALARHVVHRLGATLVALTGSAGKTSTKDLIAQVLRRKAPTVFTPGSLNNEIGLPLTALSATEETRFLVLEMGARGIGHIRYLADLTPPKIGLVLNVGTAHIGEFGGREQIAQAKGELVESLPPAADGGVAILNADDPLVRAMASRTKAKAVFFGESGEADVRAENVRLTDTGQPAFSLHTPSGCSDVTMRLYGEHHVSNALAAAAVAHELGMSAQEIATALSEAGSLSRWRMEVTERPDGVTIVNDAYNANPESMRAALRALAAMGEASRAKGGRTWAVLGKMAELGDEALAEHDAVGRLAVRLNVGKLVAVGGREAAWLQLGAYNEGSWGEESVHVSDAQAAVDLLRSELRPGDVVLVKASRSVGLETVAQALLATDGEGEVVAR, encoded by the coding sequence GTGATCGCCCTCTCCCTCGCCGAGATCGCAGCAGTCGTCGGCGGGCAGACACACGACATACCGGATCCGTCCGTGGAAGTCACCGGACCGGTCGTCCGGGACTCCCGCGAGGTGGCGCCCGGCAGCCTCTTCGTCGCCTTCGTCGGCGAACGGGTGGACGGCCACGACTACGCGGCAGCGGTCGTCGAGGCGGGCGCGGCGGCCGTACTGGCCTCCCGGCCGGTCGGTGTGCCCGCGATCGTCGTGGACGACGTCCAGGCGGCGCTGGGGGCCCTCGCCCGGCACGTCGTGCACCGGCTCGGCGCCACCCTCGTCGCGCTCACCGGCTCGGCCGGCAAGACCAGCACCAAGGACCTGATCGCCCAGGTGCTCCGGCGCAAGGCGCCGACCGTGTTCACGCCCGGTTCGCTCAACAACGAGATCGGACTGCCGCTGACCGCCCTGTCGGCCACCGAGGAAACACGTTTCCTCGTGCTGGAGATGGGCGCCCGCGGAATCGGCCACATCCGCTACCTCGCCGATCTGACGCCCCCGAAGATCGGCCTCGTCCTCAACGTCGGCACCGCTCACATCGGCGAGTTCGGCGGTCGCGAACAGATCGCACAGGCAAAGGGCGAGCTGGTCGAGTCGCTGCCCCCGGCGGCCGACGGAGGCGTCGCGATCCTCAACGCCGACGACCCGTTGGTCCGGGCCATGGCCTCCCGTACGAAGGCGAAGGCGGTCTTTTTCGGAGAGTCCGGCGAAGCGGACGTTCGGGCCGAGAACGTGCGACTCACGGACACCGGACAGCCTGCCTTCAGCCTTCACACACCCTCCGGGTGCAGCGATGTGACCATGCGCCTGTACGGTGAGCATCACGTGTCGAACGCGCTCGCCGCGGCCGCCGTCGCCCATGAGCTGGGCATGTCCGCGCAAGAGATCGCCACCGCGCTCTCCGAGGCGGGCTCCCTCTCCCGCTGGCGTATGGAGGTCACCGAGCGCCCGGACGGCGTGACGATCGTCAACGACGCCTACAACGCGAACCCTGAGTCCATGCGAGCTGCCCTGCGTGCACTGGCAGCCATGGGCGAAGCCTCACGGGCGAAGGGGGGCCGGACCTGGGCGGTGCTCGGCAAGATGGCCGAGCTCGGGGACGAGGCGCTCGCCGAGCACGACGCGGTCGGACGGCTCGCCGTCCGGCTCAATGTCGGCAAGCTCGTCGCGGTCGGGGGCAGGGAAGCCGCCTGGCTGCAACTGGGCGCATACAACGAGGGTTCGTGGGGTGAGGAGTCGGTGCACGTGTCCGACGCACAGGCGGCTGTCGACCTGTTGCGCAGCGAGTTGCGCCCGGGGGACGTCGTGCTCGTGAAGGCGTCCCGTTCGGTCGGTCTCGAGACCGTCGCGCAGGCGCTGCTCGCGACCGACGGCGAGGGTGAGGTCGTCGCCCGATGA
- the mraY gene encoding phospho-N-acetylmuramoyl-pentapeptide-transferase gives MMNQILFAGVIGLFLTLIGTPLLIKLLARKGYGQYIRDDGPREHASKRGTPTMGGIAFIFATVAAYFLSKLITGNPPSYTGLLVLGLMCGMGLVGFLDDYIKIVKRRSLGLRAKAKMAGQLIVGIAFAVLSLQFSDSRGNTPASTKLSFITDFGWTIGPVLFVVWALFMILAMSNGVNLTDGLDGLATGASVLVFGAYTFIGVWQFQESCANGETLTNPNACYEVRDPLDLAVISAALMGACLGFLWWNTSPAKIFMGDTGSLALGGVLTGLAICSRTELLVAIMGGLFVLITMSVVIQVGSFKLTGKRVFRMAPLQHHFELKGWSEVLVVVRFWIIQGICVIVGLGIFYAGWAAEK, from the coding sequence ATGATGAATCAGATCCTCTTCGCGGGCGTCATCGGCCTCTTCCTGACGCTGATCGGCACGCCGCTGCTGATCAAGCTGCTGGCGCGCAAGGGCTACGGCCAGTACATCCGCGACGACGGCCCGCGCGAGCACGCCAGCAAGCGCGGTACGCCGACCATGGGCGGCATCGCCTTCATCTTCGCGACGGTCGCCGCGTACTTCCTGTCCAAGCTGATCACGGGCAATCCGCCGAGCTACACCGGTCTGCTGGTGCTGGGCCTGATGTGCGGCATGGGCCTGGTCGGCTTCCTCGACGACTACATCAAGATCGTCAAGCGGCGCTCGCTCGGTCTGCGGGCCAAGGCGAAGATGGCCGGCCAGCTCATCGTCGGCATCGCCTTCGCGGTGCTGTCGCTGCAGTTCTCGGACTCCCGCGGCAACACCCCGGCCTCCACGAAGCTGTCCTTCATCACGGACTTCGGCTGGACGATCGGCCCCGTGCTGTTCGTCGTCTGGGCGCTGTTCATGATCCTCGCGATGTCCAACGGCGTGAACCTGACGGACGGTCTGGACGGCCTGGCCACCGGCGCCTCCGTGCTCGTCTTCGGCGCCTACACCTTCATCGGCGTCTGGCAGTTCCAGGAGTCCTGCGCCAACGGCGAGACGCTGACCAACCCCAACGCCTGCTACGAGGTGCGCGATCCGCTGGACCTCGCGGTCATCTCGGCGGCACTGATGGGCGCCTGCCTGGGCTTCCTGTGGTGGAACACCTCGCCGGCCAAGATCTTCATGGGCGACACCGGTTCGCTGGCGCTCGGCGGCGTCCTCACGGGCCTCGCCATCTGCTCCCGCACGGAGCTGCTGGTGGCCATCATGGGCGGTCTGTTCGTCCTGATCACCATGTCGGTGGTCATCCAGGTCGGCTCGTTCAAGCTCACCGGCAAGCGCGTGTTCCGGATGGCGCCGCTGCAGCACCACTTCGAACTCAAGGGCTGGTCCGAAGTCCTCGTGGTGGTCCGTTTCTGGATCATCCAGGGCATCTGTGTGATCGTCGGACTGGGCATCTTCTACGCGGGATGGGCAGCAGAGAAGTGA
- the murD gene encoding UDP-N-acetylmuramoyl-L-alanine--D-glutamate ligase: MGSREVTDWQGKNVTVAGLGVSGIPAAKALHGLGANVTVVNDGDDARAREQAAGLEALGVTVRLGDGATLPEGAELVVTAPGWKPDKPLFTAARAAGVPIWGDVELAWRLRGPDAAPWLCVTGTNGKTTTTRMLASILEAAGLRTAAVGNIGVSLLDAVLGDERYDVLAVELSSYQLHWAPSLRAHSAAVLNLAPDHLDWHGSMEAYAKDKGRVYEGNRVACVYNVADKATEDLVREADVEEGCRAIGFTLGAPAPSQLGVVDGILVDRAFVEDRQKNAQELAEVADVDPPAPHNIANALAAAALARAFGVPPKAVRDGLRAFVPDAHRIAHVADVDGVAYVDDSKATNTHAAQASLAAYGSIVWIAGGLAKGATFDELVAESAERLRGVVLIGADRALIREALARHAPEVPVVDLDRTDTGAMSAAVQEARRLAAEGDTVLLAPACASMDMFVNYNQRGDAFAQAVRELGT; encoded by the coding sequence ATGGGCAGCAGAGAAGTGACCGACTGGCAGGGGAAGAACGTCACCGTCGCCGGGCTCGGCGTCTCCGGCATCCCGGCGGCCAAGGCGCTGCACGGGCTCGGCGCGAACGTCACCGTCGTCAACGACGGCGACGACGCACGCGCGCGTGAGCAGGCCGCAGGGCTGGAGGCGCTCGGCGTCACCGTGCGCCTCGGTGACGGGGCGACCCTGCCCGAGGGCGCCGAACTGGTCGTCACCGCACCCGGCTGGAAGCCCGACAAGCCGCTGTTCACGGCGGCCCGCGCGGCCGGGGTGCCGATCTGGGGCGACGTCGAACTCGCCTGGCGGCTCAGGGGCCCGGACGCCGCCCCCTGGCTGTGCGTCACCGGCACCAACGGCAAGACGACGACCACCCGGATGCTCGCGTCGATCCTCGAGGCGGCCGGCCTGCGCACGGCGGCCGTCGGCAACATCGGCGTCTCCCTGCTGGACGCGGTGCTCGGCGACGAGCGCTACGACGTCCTGGCCGTCGAACTGTCCAGCTACCAGCTGCACTGGGCGCCGTCCCTGCGCGCGCACTCCGCCGCCGTCCTCAACCTCGCCCCCGACCACCTCGACTGGCACGGCTCCATGGAGGCGTACGCCAAGGACAAGGGGCGCGTCTACGAGGGCAACCGGGTCGCCTGCGTCTACAACGTCGCCGACAAGGCCACCGAGGACCTGGTGCGCGAGGCCGACGTCGAGGAGGGCTGCCGGGCGATCGGCTTCACCCTCGGCGCCCCCGCCCCGTCCCAACTCGGCGTGGTGGACGGCATCCTGGTCGACCGGGCCTTCGTCGAGGACCGGCAGAAGAACGCCCAGGAGCTCGCCGAGGTCGCCGACGTCGATCCGCCGGCCCCGCACAACATCGCCAACGCCCTTGCCGCGGCGGCCCTCGCCCGGGCCTTCGGAGTGCCCCCCAAGGCCGTACGGGACGGCCTGCGCGCCTTCGTGCCCGACGCCCACCGCATCGCCCACGTGGCCGACGTGGACGGCGTCGCCTACGTCGACGACTCCAAGGCGACCAACACCCACGCGGCGCAGGCCTCGTTGGCTGCGTACGGGTCGATCGTGTGGATCGCCGGCGGACTGGCCAAGGGCGCGACCTTCGACGAGCTGGTGGCCGAGTCGGCCGAGCGGCTTCGCGGCGTGGTGCTCATCGGCGCCGACCGCGCCCTGATCCGGGAAGCCCTGGCGCGACACGCCCCGGAAGTACCCGTCGTCGACCTCGACCGGACCGACACTGGGGCGATGTCCGCAGCCGTCCAGGAGGCCCGGCGGCTCGCCGCCGAGGGCGACACGGTGCTCCTCGCCCCCGCCTGCGCCTCCATGGACATGTTCGTCAACTACAACCAGCGCGGTGACGCGTTCGCTCAGGCCGTCCGCGAACTCGGAACCTGA
- the ftsW gene encoding putative lipid II flippase FtsW, translated as MPGSRTGRPPVQRTVRRPAGASRPRRGNPVRRLHARVQKAWDRPLTAYYLIFGGSLLITVLGLVMVYSASQITALQMSLPGSFFFRKQFLAATIGAVLLLVASRMPVKLHRALAYPILAGAVFMMALVQVPGIGMSVNGNQNWISLGGSFQIQPSEFGKLALVLWGADLLARKQDKKLLSQWKHMLVPLVPVAFMLLGLIMLGGDMGTAIILTAILFGLLWLAGAPTRLFVGVLSIAATLGVILIKTSPNRMARLQCIGATDPGPGDSCWQAVHGIYALASGGIFGSGLGASVEKWGQLPEAHTDFIFAVTGEELGLAGTLSVLALFAALGYAGIRVAGRTEDPFVRYAAGGVTTWITAQAVINIGAVLGLLPIAGVPLPLFSYGGSALLPTMFAIGLLIAFARDEPAARAALAMRPRRFGRKRGAGGSAFARAFRRWKTMRRRASAARPSGER; from the coding sequence ATGCCCGGTAGCCGTACCGGGCGGCCGCCCGTCCAGCGAACCGTCCGCAGACCGGCCGGCGCCTCCCGGCCGCGCCGCGGCAACCCCGTACGACGGCTGCACGCGCGCGTGCAGAAGGCCTGGGACCGGCCGCTGACGGCCTACTACCTGATCTTCGGCGGCAGCCTGCTGATCACCGTGCTGGGCCTCGTGATGGTCTACTCGGCCTCTCAGATCACCGCGCTGCAGATGTCGCTGCCGGGTTCGTTCTTCTTCCGCAAGCAGTTCCTCGCCGCCACCATCGGAGCGGTGCTGCTGCTGGTCGCGTCCCGCATGCCGGTGAAGCTGCACCGCGCTCTCGCCTACCCGATCCTCGCCGGCGCGGTCTTCATGATGGCGCTGGTACAGGTCCCCGGGATAGGGATGTCGGTCAACGGCAACCAGAACTGGATCTCCCTGGGCGGCTCCTTCCAGATCCAGCCCAGCGAGTTCGGCAAGCTCGCCCTCGTGCTGTGGGGCGCCGACCTGCTCGCCCGCAAACAGGACAAGAAGCTGCTGAGCCAGTGGAAGCACATGCTCGTGCCGCTCGTCCCGGTCGCCTTCATGCTGCTCGGGCTGATCATGCTGGGCGGCGACATGGGCACGGCGATCATCCTCACGGCGATCCTCTTCGGCCTGTTGTGGCTGGCGGGTGCGCCCACGCGGCTGTTCGTCGGCGTGCTGTCGATCGCCGCCACGCTCGGCGTGATCCTCATCAAGACCAGCCCCAACCGCATGGCCCGGCTGCAGTGCATCGGCGCGACCGATCCCGGCCCGGGCGACTCCTGCTGGCAGGCCGTGCACGGCATCTACGCCCTGGCCTCCGGCGGGATCTTCGGTTCGGGGCTCGGGGCGAGTGTGGAGAAATGGGGGCAACTCCCCGAAGCGCACACCGACTTCATCTTCGCCGTCACCGGCGAGGAACTGGGTCTCGCGGGGACGCTGTCGGTGCTCGCCCTGTTCGCGGCTCTAGGCTATGCGGGTATCCGCGTGGCCGGACGCACGGAGGACCCCTTCGTGAGGTATGCCGCGGGAGGCGTGACCACCTGGATCACCGCTCAGGCGGTGATCAACATCGGTGCGGTGCTCGGCCTGCTGCCGATCGCCGGAGTCCCCCTCCCGCTGTTCTCCTACGGGGGCTCCGCCCTGCTGCCGACCATGTTCGCCATCGGGCTGCTGATCGCTTTCGCACGCGACGAGCCCGCTGCGCGGGCGGCGCTTGCGATGCGGCCCCGCCGCTTTGGTAGAAAGCGGGGGGCGGGGGGCTCCGCGTTCGCACGGGCCTTCCGGAGATGGAAAACGATGCGACGGCGTGCCTCGGCGGCGCGCCCGTCCGGAGAGCGGTGA
- the murG gene encoding undecaprenyldiphospho-muramoylpentapeptide beta-N-acetylglucosaminyltransferase: MHVVLAGGGTAGHIEPALALADALRRQDPTVGITALGTERGLETTLVPQRGYDLALIPAVPLPRKPTPELITVPGRLRGTIKAAEQILERTRADAVVGFGGYVALPGYLAAKRLGVPIIVHEANARPGLANKIGSRYAARVAVSTPDSKLRDARYIGIPLRRSIATLDRAAARPEARHMFGLDPNLPTLLVSGGSQGARRLNEVVQQVAPWLQQAGIQILHAVGPKNELPQVQQMPGMPPYIPVPYVDRMDLAYAAADMMLCRAGAMTVAELSAVGLPAAYVPLPIGNGEQRLNAQPLVKAGGGLLVDDAELTPEWVRETVLPVLADPHRLYEMSRAASEFGRRDADELLVGMVYEAIAASRAHR; the protein is encoded by the coding sequence GTGCATGTCGTACTCGCTGGTGGGGGGACCGCCGGCCACATCGAGCCCGCGCTCGCCCTCGCGGACGCCCTCCGCAGGCAGGACCCCACTGTGGGGATCACGGCCCTGGGCACGGAGCGCGGCCTGGAGACCACGCTCGTTCCGCAGCGGGGCTACGACCTCGCGCTGATCCCCGCCGTACCCCTGCCGCGCAAGCCCACCCCTGAGCTGATCACCGTCCCGGGCCGGCTGCGCGGCACGATCAAGGCCGCCGAGCAGATCCTGGAGCGCACCAGGGCGGACGCGGTCGTCGGCTTCGGCGGTTACGTGGCCCTGCCCGGCTATCTCGCGGCCAAGCGCCTCGGCGTGCCGATCATCGTCCACGAGGCCAACGCCCGCCCCGGTCTGGCCAACAAGATCGGCTCGCGCTACGCGGCCCGGGTGGCCGTCTCCACACCCGACAGCAAGCTGCGCGACGCCCGCTACATCGGCATCCCGCTGCGCCGGTCCATCGCCACCCTGGACCGCGCCGCCGCCCGTCCCGAGGCCCGGCACATGTTCGGCCTCGACCCCAACCTGCCGACCCTGCTGGTCTCCGGCGGCTCGCAGGGCGCCCGGCGGCTGAACGAGGTCGTCCAGCAGGTCGCGCCCTGGCTGCAGCAGGCCGGCATCCAGATCCTGCACGCGGTCGGCCCGAAGAACGAACTGCCGCAGGTGCAGCAGATGCCGGGGATGCCCCCGTACATCCCGGTACCGTACGTGGACCGGATGGACCTCGCGTACGCCGCCGCCGACATGATGCTCTGCCGTGCGGGCGCGATGACCGTCGCCGAGCTCTCCGCCGTCGGGCTCCCGGCCGCCTACGTCCCGCTGCCCATCGGCAACGGCGAACAGCGGCTGAACGCCCAGCCGCTGGTGAAGGCGGGCGGCGGTCTGCTGGTCGACGACGCGGAACTGACCCCCGAGTGGGTGCGGGAGACCGTCCTGCCCGTGCTCGCCGATCCGCACCGGTTGTACGAGATGTCCCGGGCCGCCAGCGAGTTCGGCCGCCGGGACGCCGACGAACTGCTCGTCGGCATGGTGTACGAGGCGATCGCCGCCTCTCGTGCACACCGTTAG
- a CDS encoding cell division protein FtsQ/DivIB yields the protein MAGSATAERGARQQESSGPPLVRRLGPRRVRMIIVLVLAVSLLGAGAVWALYGSQWLRVREVTVTGTVVLTPQQVREVAAVTVGTPLVSVDTDAIEARLRKELPRIDSVEAVRSWPHEISVKVVERTPVLLVRKGANFVEVDDEGVRFATVSEAPKGIPMLEMAASSSRSAAASLRRFGEARLTREAVRAADSLPSAVARETRLVKVRSYDDIALRLTGGRTVAWGSAENGAAKGRALTALMKAAPAARHFDVSAPTAPASSGS from the coding sequence GTGGCCGGATCCGCCACCGCCGAGCGCGGTGCACGCCAGCAGGAGTCGTCCGGCCCGCCCCTCGTCCGACGGTTGGGGCCACGCCGGGTTCGTATGATCATCGTTCTCGTGTTGGCCGTCTCCCTCCTCGGCGCGGGCGCCGTCTGGGCGTTGTACGGCTCGCAGTGGCTGCGGGTGCGGGAGGTCACCGTCACCGGAACCGTCGTGCTGACTCCGCAACAGGTGCGCGAAGTCGCCGCCGTGACCGTCGGAACTCCGCTCGTCTCGGTCGACACCGACGCGATCGAGGCGAGACTCCGCAAGGAATTGCCCCGGATCGACTCGGTTGAGGCGGTCCGTTCCTGGCCGCACGAAATCAGCGTGAAAGTGGTAGAGCGAACGCCGGTTCTTCTGGTCCGAAAAGGGGCGAACTTCGTGGAAGTGGACGACGAGGGCGTCCGTTTCGCCACGGTTTCCGAGGCCCCGAAGGGCATCCCGATGCTGGAAATGGCGGCCTCCTCCTCGCGATCGGCGGCGGCGAGTCTGCGTCGGTTCGGAGAGGCCCGGCTGACGCGGGAGGCGGTCCGGGCGGCCGACTCGCTGCCGTCCGCCGTCGCCCGCGAGACACGGCTGGTCAAGGTCCGTTCCTACGACGACATCGCACTGCGGCTGACCGGCGGCCGCACGGTGGCCTGGGGCAGCGCCGAGAACGGCGCCGCCAAGGGCCGCGCACTCACCGCTCTCATGAAAGCCGCCCCGGCCGCGCGGCACTTCGACGTCAGCGCTCCCACCGCCCCTGCGTCATCGGGGAGTTGA
- the ftsZ gene encoding cell division protein FtsZ yields the protein MAAPQNYLAVIKVIGVGGGGVNAINRMIEVGLKGVEFIAINTDAQALLMSDADVKLDVGRELTRGLGAGANPAVGRKAAEDHREEIEEVLKGADMVFVTAGEGGGTGTGGAPVVANIARSLGALTIGVVTRPFTFEGRRRANQAEDGIAELREEVDTLIVIPNDRLLSISDRQVSVLDAFKSADQVLLSGVQGITDLITTPGLINLDFADVKSVMSEAGSALMGIGSARGDDRAVAAAEMAISSPLLEASIDGARGVLLSISGGSDLGLFEINEAAQLVSEAAHPEANIIFGAVIDDALGDEVRVTVIAAGFDGGQPPARRETVMGSSSARRDEPTPVRQPESRPSFGSLGSVTPKEEPEPVPEPVADLPSSPPVPPSRTYSDSAAEELDVPDFLK from the coding sequence GTGGCAGCACCGCAGAACTACCTCGCAGTCATCAAAGTCATCGGTGTCGGCGGCGGTGGTGTCAATGCCATCAACCGGATGATCGAGGTCGGTCTCAAGGGCGTCGAGTTCATCGCCATCAACACGGACGCGCAGGCGCTGTTGATGAGCGACGCCGACGTCAAACTCGACGTCGGCCGCGAACTGACCCGCGGACTCGGCGCCGGCGCCAACCCGGCCGTCGGCCGCAAGGCGGCCGAGGACCACCGCGAGGAGATCGAGGAGGTCCTCAAGGGGGCCGACATGGTCTTCGTGACAGCCGGAGAGGGCGGCGGCACCGGTACCGGCGGCGCGCCGGTCGTGGCCAACATCGCCCGCTCCCTGGGCGCCCTCACCATCGGCGTGGTCACCCGCCCGTTCACCTTCGAGGGCCGGCGCCGCGCCAACCAGGCCGAGGACGGCATCGCGGAACTCCGCGAAGAGGTCGACACGCTCATCGTCATCCCCAACGACCGGCTCCTGTCCATCTCGGACCGCCAGGTCTCGGTCCTCGACGCCTTCAAGTCGGCCGACCAGGTCCTGCTCTCCGGCGTCCAGGGCATCACCGACCTCATCACCACCCCCGGTCTGATCAACCTCGACTTCGCCGACGTGAAGTCGGTCATGTCCGAGGCCGGTTCGGCCCTCATGGGCATCGGCTCGGCCCGGGGCGACGACCGCGCGGTGGCCGCCGCCGAGATGGCGATCTCCTCGCCGCTCCTGGAGGCTTCCATCGACGGCGCCCGGGGCGTGCTGCTCTCCATCTCCGGCGGCTCCGACCTCGGCCTGTTCGAGATCAACGAGGCCGCCCAGCTGGTCAGCGAGGCCGCCCACCCCGAGGCCAACATCATCTTCGGCGCGGTCATCGACGACGCCCTCGGCGACGAGGTCCGGGTCACCGTGATCGCGGCCGGCTTCGACGGCGGCCAGCCGCCGGCCCGCCGCGAGACCGTCATGGGCTCGTCCTCGGCCCGGCGCGACGAGCCCACTCCGGTACGGCAGCCCGAGAGCCGCCCGTCCTTCGGCTCGCTCGGCAGCGTGACCCCGAAGGAGGAGCCGGAGCCGGTGCCCGAGCCGGTGGCCGACCTCCCGTCGTCCCCGCCGGTGCCGCCGTCGCGGACCTACTCGGACAGCGCGGCCGAGGAGCTGGACGTGCCGGACTTCCTGAAGTGA
- the pgeF gene encoding peptidoglycan editing factor PgeF, translating to MIGQRESVSGAHFAFTDRWGGVSAVPYEQLNLGGAVGDESDAVLANRELAAKSLDLDPSRVVWMNQVHGADVAEVEGPWAARPVPEVDGLVTATRGLALAVLTADCVPVLLADPVAGVVAAAHAGRPGMVKGIVPAAIDAMTSLGADPARIVARTGPAVCGRCYEVPEAMRAEVAAVEPAAHAETGWGTPAVDVAAGVHAQLDRLGVRDRVRSSVCTRESKDHFSYRRDRTTGRLAGYVWLD from the coding sequence GTGATAGGACAGCGCGAGAGCGTGAGCGGCGCGCACTTCGCCTTCACCGACCGGTGGGGCGGGGTGAGCGCCGTTCCGTATGAGCAGCTCAACCTCGGTGGAGCGGTCGGTGACGAGTCCGACGCCGTGCTCGCCAACCGTGAGCTCGCCGCCAAGTCGCTCGACCTCGACCCGAGCCGGGTCGTCTGGATGAACCAGGTGCACGGCGCCGACGTCGCCGAGGTCGAGGGGCCGTGGGCCGCCCGGCCCGTCCCCGAGGTGGACGGCCTGGTCACCGCCACCCGCGGGCTGGCCCTCGCCGTGCTGACCGCGGACTGCGTGCCCGTCCTGCTGGCCGATCCGGTCGCGGGCGTCGTCGCCGCCGCGCACGCGGGAAGACCGGGGATGGTCAAGGGGATCGTGCCCGCCGCGATCGACGCGATGACGTCGCTCGGCGCCGACCCCGCCCGGATCGTCGCCCGCACCGGACCTGCCGTGTGCGGGCGGTGTTACGAGGTGCCGGAGGCGATGCGCGCCGAGGTCGCAGCCGTCGAACCGGCGGCGCACGCCGAGACCGGGTGGGGCACTCCCGCCGTCGACGTCGCCGCCGGGGTGCACGCACAGCTCGACCGGCTCGGGGTACGTGACCGGGTGAGGTCGTCGGTGTGCACAAGGGAGTCGAAGGACCATTTCTCATACCGCCGCGATCGCACCACGGGGCGACTCGCGGGATATGTCTGGCTGGACTGA
- a CDS encoding YggS family pyridoxal phosphate-dependent enzyme: MTDRKDELAANLAKVEERIAAACATAGRGRDEVTLIVVTKTYPASDVRILSDLGVRHVAENKDQDAAPKAAECSDLPLSWHFVGQLQTNKARSVVGYADVVQSVDRARLATSLSKEAVRAGREVGCLIQVALDAGVSERGERGGVAPGGVAELADLVAGSPGLRLEGLMTVAPLTGEFAGRQRAAFGRLMDLSTDLRRAHPAANMVSAGMSADLEEAVAAGATHVRVGTAVLGVRPGLG; this comes from the coding sequence ATGACGGACCGTAAGGACGAACTCGCCGCGAACCTGGCGAAAGTGGAGGAGCGCATCGCCGCCGCGTGCGCGACCGCCGGACGGGGGCGGGACGAGGTGACCCTGATCGTGGTCACCAAGACCTACCCGGCGAGCGACGTGCGCATCCTGTCCGACCTCGGCGTGCGCCATGTCGCCGAGAACAAGGACCAGGACGCGGCGCCGAAGGCGGCCGAGTGCTCCGACCTGCCGCTGAGCTGGCACTTCGTCGGGCAGCTGCAGACCAACAAGGCGCGTTCGGTGGTCGGTTACGCGGATGTGGTGCAGTCCGTCGACCGCGCCAGGCTGGCGACGTCCCTGTCGAAGGAGGCGGTGCGGGCGGGGCGCGAGGTGGGGTGCCTCATCCAGGTCGCCCTCGACGCGGGGGTGAGCGAGCGGGGCGAACGCGGCGGCGTGGCCCCGGGCGGCGTCGCGGAGTTGGCCGACCTGGTGGCCGGCTCCCCGGGGCTGCGGCTCGAGGGACTGATGACGGTCGCCCCTCTGACCGGGGAGTTCGCCGGACGCCAACGAGCGGCGTTCGGGCGGTTGATGGATTTGTCGACTGACCTGCGCCGAGCTCATCCGGCTGCGAACATGGTGTCCGCCGGGATGAGTGCGGATCTCGAGGAGGCCGTGGCGGCCGGAGCGACACATGTACGCGTCGGCACTGCGGTACTCGGAGTCCGCCCCGGGCTCGGGTAA
- a CDS encoding cell division protein SepF, with product MAGAMRKMAVYLGLVEDDGYDGRGFDPDDDFEPELDPEPERDHRRHESAHQSHGAHQSQRDEEVRITQPPAPREPMARSSSLPAESGRPARIAPVASITQERQSLEKNAPVIMPKVVSEREPYRITTLHPRTYNEARTIGEHFREGTPVIMNLTEMDDTDAKRLVDFAAGLVFGLHGSIERVTQKVFLLSPANVDVTAEDKARIAEGGFFNQS from the coding sequence ATGGCCGGCGCGATGCGCAAGATGGCGGTCTACCTCGGCCTCGTGGAGGACGATGGGTACGACGGCAGGGGATTCGACCCCGACGACGACTTCGAACCCGAGCTCGACCCGGAACCGGAGCGGGACCACCGGCGGCACGAGTCGGCGCACCAGTCTCACGGTGCACATCAGTCCCAAAGGGACGAAGAGGTGCGAATCACACAGCCGCCCGCCCCTCGTGAGCCGATGGCGCGATCCTCTTCGCTCCCCGCGGAATCCGGGCGTCCGGCGCGCATCGCGCCCGTGGCGTCCATCACACAAGAACGTCAGTCCCTGGAGAAGAACGCACCGGTGATCATGCCCAAGGTCGTGTCGGAACGAGAGCCGTACCGGATCACCACGCTTCACCCTCGGACCTACAACGAGGCCCGTACCATCGGGGAACACTTCCGCGAGGGCACCCCTGTGATCATGAATCTGACTGAGATGGATGACACAGACGCGAAGCGACTTGTCGACTTTGCGGCCGGTTTGGTGTTTGGTCTTCACGGCAGCATCGAGCGGGTGACGCAGAAGGTGTTCCTGTTGTCGCCTGCTAACGTCGATGTCACGGCGGAGGACAAGGCCCGCATCGCAGAAGGCGGGTTCTTCAACCAGAGCTGA